The Herpetosiphonaceae bacterium DNA window AAAACGGGATAGCGATCTACCACACCCTGCCAGGCTCGCTTAAAGACCGAGGCTTCGAGATTACCATGCAGAGTACAGCTCCACTGCACGCCATACACGCCTGGTTCCGAGGCATATAGCGTGTGAAAGAGCATGCCCTGCTGCATGGGCGTGAGCTTGTAGATGTCTGCAACGTTCTCGTGCGTCACTCCATATCTCCTCTGCCGTTCCCGATAGATGCCGCGTCAGGTACGGGGACATACCCGCGCCGCCCATGAACGCTGCTGGGCAGCATCAGCGTGGGACTGGCGCTTGCCGCCGCTCCGCAGCCCTGCTCTCTGCTGCCCCAGCTTTGAGCGGCGAGGCGATGATGGAGCGGATCGAACAAGGAACGTCCGCGCTTTACGCACCGTTTGATCCGGCCTGACACGTCCGATGACAGTTCACACGCAGGGTCGGAGCAATACGCCCAGAGCCGCTGTGATTGCCTGCTCCAATGGCATGGTTTGTTCTTCGGCCCAGGCTGTTGCATACTGATCAGCATCCAACTGGTTTTGCGCCGCGATCAGATTGTGTTCGTAATTGGCTCGGTCGATCGGATCGAGCTGCACGCCGAGCGCATCCAGCAGCGCCGTGGTCGCTCCTGACAGCGGCACGGCCAGCGCTGGATGACCACAGGCTTCGTCTACCCCGGCAATCCCCGCTAAACACAGCCCAATGCCCTGCTTGCGTCCAAGCCGTTGGTACATGACCAGGCTTTCTGCGAAATATGCCCCAGCCGTGGCAGCGTCTCCCTGCACATAGCTCACGAGGCCAAGATTGGTCAGCGACGACACAATCCCATCGACATCGCTGACCTCGCGCAGCAGTGCCAGGCTGATGACCGGCTCACGTACACGATCTACGCAGCGCGCAACGGGAGCACGAGTCGCTTACCGATGTTCAGGTCAGCGGCAAAGCCTATACCGTTAAGGTCAGCGCCTCCAACGATCTCGGCAAGATCGCGATCCTCAACGACTTTGACGGCGTGCGCGCACGGGAGCTGCGCGTCTTCGATCCAGCGAACGGCGCACCTATCGGCTCGAACACGCGCTGGTTTCCTCGGCAGCCTGGTCGCCGGATGCAGCGTGGCTCGCCTACGCGGTGGAGTTCCCCGAAGTTAAGAGCGAGATCCGCATCAGCGACGGCAGCCGCCCAGGTACCGCCGTGGCAACCATCACCGGTCGCGACGTGAGCATACTCGGCTGGTCCGCTGAGTACGGCTATGCCGCCGCGATCTGGAGCGCTGATCGCACGCAGATCGGCGTTGCACGCTGGGTCTGCTCGCTCGATAAGGCTGAGCTACCGAAACGCTCGGAGGCCGAGAATGGCGTGTATCTGGTCGATCTCGCGCGCGACCGCAGCTACCGCCTGATCGATCAGGTTCCCGGTCAGTTTAACCTGCTGGCGGTCGGCGGTCAGGGCCTGACGCTGCGCTCGCCGGTGCGGGGTGTGGCAACGATCGGTACCAACGCCGCACCGGTATCGGTTGAGTCGCTTGAGGGTTCACGCCGCGTGGAGGCCACCATCGGCACCACACCGCCGAGTCCGAACGGCTACGGCTATCGCAATAACTGGGCTGGCTATATCCACCAGCACTACGATACCAAAGACGGCTTCAACGGCTGGTGGGCTTGTGGACCAACTTCATCGGTGATGTCGATCGCCTACTACATTCTGCCGACCAACTATGTGTGGTCGTCGTCGCCCTACGGCCACGGCTCCAACTACGGCGGCGTGGTATGCTGATCCTCGCGCTCCTCGCTGTTGTGCTCCCATCGGTCACGGCGGCTCCGTCACCCGGTACGGTTCATGGGCGGACAGATAGGCAACAGCTTGTGACATGGCGACGAGCGGACCGTGCGCCGAGCTGATATGGTTCAGCGTGCTCAACCGTTAACCGTCTCGGAGGCGCTGCATGTCCGCTCAGCATCCATTGTACCAAACCATCCTGACCCAGCTCACCGCGACCATTCCCGCCCACGCCGTGCCCCGCCCCTTGGTGGTCCGCCTGGCTGTGCTCGTCACCGGCCTCCTCGCCGCCAGCTCCACCTTGCGCGCCCACTGGGCGCCAGGGAGGCCTTAGCGGTGATGACCGACGTGCCACCACCGTGGCGCGTCCTGCGGCGCTCCGCGCGGCGCTTCTGAATCGAGACGGGGTTGCGGGTGTGGCAGAAGCCCAGGCGCGGATCGCGGCCAGGCGCGCGGCTTGCTCATCGTTCATGGCGCACGTCCTTCGCGGGAGTCTCCTGCCATTAATCTACCATTCCAGAAACCCATGCTCCTGGACCAACACGAGCCACGTCATCTCATGATCGGCTGCTACACCCTTCCCTGGCCCACCGGTTCCCTACCGCCGCTCCGCAGCCGTTCCACATCGTGCATCGGTGGCGCGCCGAAGAGCCGCTTGTACTCCCGCGTGAAGTGCGAGGCGTCGCCGTAGCCCACGCGGTAGCCGGCGCTCGCGGCGTCGAGCCCCTCGCCGAGCATCAGCCGCCGGGCCTCCTGGAGCCGCAGCTGCTTCTGGAACTGCAACGGACTCATCGCGGTCACTGCCCGAAAGTGCTGGTGAAAGCCCGAGACGCTCATCCCGAGATCACGCGCGAGATCCTCGATGCGCATCGGTTGAGCGAAGTCGTGCCGCAGCCGCTCAATGGCCTCGGCGATGCGGTGAGCGACACTAGAGCCACCCAGAGCCACAATCTGATGGAGCCGTTCACCCTGCGCGCCCCGCAGGAGCCGGTAGACGATCTCCCGTTTCAGCAACGGGGCGAGGAAGTGCGCGTCGCTCGGCGTGTCCACGAGCCGGACCAACCGCACCACGGCATCGAGCAGGCTCACGTCCAGCGAACTCACGTTGATGGCGGTCACGGTGGGCTGCCGCCGCGAGGCGAGGTGGCCGGCCTCGACCAGGACCGAGCCGACGAGGGTGGCGTCGAGCTTGAGGACGACGCTCAGATAGGGCCGCTCCGGCGATGCCTCGGTGATCCGGCTCGCGATGGGCAGCGCAGCGGTGGCGATGAGGTACTGTGCGGGGTCGTAGCGGTAGCGGGTGTCGCCCAGCACAACCTCCTTGCTGCCCTGCGCGATCACGCAGAAGGCCGGGAACGACACGCCATGCCCGAGTTCCGTGGGCGCGCAGGCGCGGCGGAGCCATAGCCCGGGCAGCGGCTCCACCGTCTCCCTGTCGCGGATGGCCCGCCCGATCCGCTCGACCAGCTCATCTCGGCTGATCTGCGCTCTGCGTACCTCGTGCTCTGCCTGGCGGTGGTCTGTCGAATCCATCGCGATCTCTTCCGGTGGTCCAGCATCATCCATCAGGATGTGGAGGATCATCCAACGATTCTGGATAATCATTCTACCACCTGAGCTTCATGGTTCCTATACTGGTACGCAAGCGACGATCCGCGCAGGCAGGTTTCACGCCCTGCCAGCGCACAACACGTCCGAGCGCAAGAGAAGAGGAGAATCTGTATGCGAGGAGCCATGCTGCATGCCGCAGGTGATGTGCGCTATGAGGAACGTCCCGACCCACTGATCATCGAGCCCACCGATGCGATCGTCCGCACCATGGCTACGTGTATCTGTGGATCGGACCTGTGGCCCTACCGCGGCATCGATCAGTTTACGCAGCCCTGGGCGATCGGGCACGAGTACTGCGGCATCGTGGAGCAGGTCGGCAGCGCCGTCACATCTGTTCAGCCCGGTCAGTTCGTGATCGGCGGGTTCGTGGCCTCCGACAACACCTGCCCCACCTGCCGCGCTGGCGTGCAGACCAACTGCCAGCAGGGCACCGGCTATGACGGCTGCCAGGTGGAGGAAATCGAGCCGGGCGTCAACGACCAGATCGGCGCCGCGTACCGCACCAAGTACCGCCGCTACGCCGCCAGCATCATCGACGCTATCATGAGCCCGCAAGCGCGCGCGGCGACGATCACACTCGTGCCGCGCTGAACACTCAGAGAGGAGCCGCTATGTCAGCTATTCCGTCAGTGACGTTAAATAATGGTGTGACCATGCCTCTGCTAGGGTTCGGCGTGTTTCAGATGAACGATGCCGAAGAGTGCGAACGCAGTGTCTCCGAAGCGCTCCGCGTGGGCTATCGGCTGATTGATACCGCGGCGGCATATGGTAATGAAGCGGCAGTTGGCGGCGCCATCCAGCGAAGTGGTGTTCCGAGAGACGAGCTGTTTGTCACCACCAAGCTCTGGATTCAGGATGCCAGCTACGAACGCGCCAGGCAGGCGCTTGAACGATCGTTGCAGCGGTTACAGCTCGAGTATCTGGATCTGTACCTGATTCACCAGCCCTTCGGGGATGTGTATGGCGCGTGGCGCGCGATGGAGGAGCTGTACTGGGATGGCCGCATCCGCGCCATCGGAGTCAGCAACTTCCATCCCGATCGGGTGATGGACCTGATGGTGCATCATCAGGTGGTTCCGGCGGTGAATCAGATCGAAACCCATCCATTCAATCAGCAAATCGACACCCAGAAATTCTTACAGGAGCACAATATACAGATTGAATCCTGGGGACCGTTTGCGGAAGGCAAACACAACATGTTTGCAAACGAATTGCTGCGCTCCATCGCAGACACATATCAGA harbors:
- a CDS encoding condensation domain-containing protein, with amino-acid sequence MTHENVADIYKLTPMQQGMLFHTLYASEPGVYGVQWSCTLHGNLEASVFKRAWQGVVDRYPV
- a CDS encoding AraC family transcriptional regulator, whose product is MIIQNRWMILHILMDDAGPPEEIAMDSTDHRQAEHEVRRAQISRDELVERIGRAIRDRETVEPLPGLWLRRACAPTELGHGVSFPAFCVIAQGSKEVVLGDTRYRYDPAQYLIATAALPIASRITEASPERPYLSVVLKLDATLVGSVLVEAGHLASRRQPTVTAINVSSLDVSLLDAVVRLVRLVDTPSDAHFLAPLLKREIVYRLLRGAQGERLHQIVALGGSSVAHRIAEAIERLRHDFAQPMRIEDLARDLGMSVSGFHQHFRAVTAMSPLQFQKQLRLQEARRLMLGEGLDAASAGYRVGYGDASHFTREYKRLFGAPPMHDVERLRSGGREPVGQGRV
- a CDS encoding DUF2255 family protein — encoded protein: MRGAMLHAAGDVRYEERPDPLIIEPTDAIVRTMATCICGSDLWPYRGIDQFTQPWAIGHEYCGIVEQVGSAVTSVQPGQFVIGGFVASDNTCPTCRAGVQTNCQQGTGYDGCQVEEIEPGVNDQIGAAYRTKYRRYAASIIDAIMSPQARAATITLVPR
- a CDS encoding aldo/keto reductase, which translates into the protein MSAIPSVTLNNGVTMPLLGFGVFQMNDAEECERSVSEALRVGYRLIDTAAAYGNEAAVGGAIQRSGVPRDELFVTTKLWIQDASYERARQALERSLQRLQLEYLDLYLIHQPFGDVYGAWRAMEELYWDGRIRAIGVSNFHPDRVMDLMVHHQVVPAVNQIETHPFNQQIDTQKFLQEHNIQIESWGPFAEGKHNMFANELLRSIADTYQKTVAQVILRWLTQRGVVAIPKSVRKERIVENFTIFDFDLRPDDMAAIATLDTRTSSFFDHRDPNIVKALGEAQRPT